A genomic segment from Methanoplanus limicola DSM 2279 encodes:
- a CDS encoding DUF555 domain-containing protein encodes MADYLVTVESGWIIKDVETLDDAIGIAISEAGKRLNPSAKFVEIEIGQLTCPFCEQELNNALLVGNLALVGLILEMKVFKAESEEHAGRIAKSVIGRALRDIPLKIVEVEEIKA; translated from the coding sequence ATGGCGGATTATCTTGTAACTGTTGAATCCGGATGGATTATCAAGGATGTCGAGACTCTCGACGATGCAATTGGTATTGCTATCAGTGAGGCCGGAAAACGCCTCAATCCTTCGGCAAAGTTTGTTGAAATTGAGATTGGGCAGCTGACCTGTCCTTTCTGTGAGCAGGAGCTTAATAACGCTCTGCTTGTTGGAAATCTTGCTCTTGTCGGTCTTATACTTGAGATGAAGGTCTTTAAGGCTGAGAGTGAGGAGCATGCCGGAAGAATTGCAAAATCTGTAATCGGAAGGGCACTCCGTGATATTCCGCTCAAGATTGTAGAAGTAGAGGAAATCAAGGCATGA
- a CDS encoding Gfo/Idh/MocA family oxidoreductase, whose product MDVGVIGAGAMGRNHARVYSELKKVDNFYIYDTDEKAAGDVASKNEGIATSSLDVLLGNVDAVSLCVPTPYHFEVAKEIFIADTGIDVLIEKPICHNSEAARELISLIPGYGNSDGYNSSCGNYYRSSGNDYRNSDNDDCSIDGTGNLNVTGNLRGPVVGVGHIERFNPIIKEIKEIIRGTPCMLKSRGTIRLQQGLQEVL is encoded by the coding sequence ATGGATGTCGGAGTAATTGGTGCGGGGGCAATGGGCAGGAATCATGCCCGTGTGTATTCAGAGCTTAAGAAGGTGGACAACTTTTATATCTATGATACAGATGAGAAGGCTGCCGGAGATGTTGCCTCTAAGAATGAGGGTATTGCCACATCATCGCTGGACGTGCTCCTGGGCAATGTTGACGCCGTAAGTCTCTGCGTGCCAACACCATATCATTTTGAAGTTGCTAAAGAGATATTCATTGCCGATACAGGGATTGATGTCTTAATCGAAAAACCGATATGCCATAACTCGGAGGCTGCAAGGGAGCTTATCAGTCTTATTCCGGGTTATGGTAATAGTGACGGTTATAATAGCAGTTGTGGCAATTATTACCGTAGCAGTGGTAATGATTATCGCAACAGTGATAATGATGATTGCAGCATTGACGGTACTGGTAATCTTAATGTTACGGGTAATCTCAGAGGTCCGGTAGTCGGCGTAGGTCATATAGAGAGGTTTAACCCAATCATAAAAGAGATCAAAGAGATAATCAGGGGGACCCCCTGTATGTTGAAATCAAGAGGCACAATCCGGCTTCAGCAAGGGTTACAGGAAGTTCTGTAG
- a CDS encoding type II toxin-antitoxin system HicB family antitoxin: MKFNIIIEKDEEGGYIAECPDLPGCITEGDTQDEAIRNLNEAIIGCLKSRLKSAINNIKFIESDEKLNLSLDISENTGSSYA; encoded by the coding sequence ATGAAATTTAATATAATTATTGAAAAAGATGAAGAAGGAGGATATATTGCAGAATGCCCTGATTTACCGGGTTGTATTACTGAAGGTGATACTCAGGATGAAGCTATCAGGAACTTGAATGAGGCTATCATTGGCTGCCTGAAATCAAGGCTGAAAAGTGCAATAAATAATATTAAATTTATCGAATCTGATGAAAAATTAAATCTCTCGCTTGACATATCTGAAAATACAGGTAGCAGTTATGCCTAA
- a CDS encoding DUF5612 domain-containing protein, producing the protein MTESGDISVRAVSIICEHRQGVLRDISEVMAENGANIEMVQSSVLPFGPDRGRSLLYFEFGDIGDYESLKESLLGLDTVYDIKTYRPLSQIFGKRIIIFGGGAQVAQVALGAVNEADRHNIRGERISVDTFPVVGEKNLTAAIDAISRLPRVAVLVLAGSLMGGTIVSVVERVKQYGIPVISLSMAGSLPDHADLVVTDPIQAGVFAVMHASELAVFDIYRVRGRHF; encoded by the coding sequence ATGACAGAATCAGGCGATATTTCGGTTAGGGCTGTAAGCATAATCTGTGAGCACAGACAGGGAGTTCTGCGTGACATATCTGAAGTTATGGCAGAGAATGGTGCAAATATTGAGATGGTACAGTCTTCAGTGCTCCCATTCGGGCCGGACAGAGGCAGATCACTCCTATATTTTGAATTCGGAGATATTGGAGATTATGAGAGTCTTAAAGAGAGCCTTCTCGGACTGGATACGGTTTATGACATCAAGACCTACAGACCGCTGTCACAGATCTTTGGAAAGAGGATTATAATATTCGGGGGAGGCGCACAGGTTGCACAGGTCGCGCTAGGTGCAGTCAATGAGGCAGACAGGCATAATATCCGCGGAGAGAGAATTTCGGTGGATACATTTCCGGTTGTCGGAGAGAAGAACCTGACTGCTGCCATTGATGCAATATCACGCCTCCCGAGAGTTGCAGTGCTGGTCCTTGCAGGGTCACTGATGGGCGGCACAATCGTGTCTGTTGTGGAGAGAGTGAAGCAGTACGGAATTCCGGTTATATCCCTCTCAATGGCAGGAAGTCTGCCGGATCACGCAGACCTTGTTGTAACCGACCCGATACAGGCAGGAGTTTTTGCGGTTATGCATGCAAGTGAGCTGGCAGTATTTGACATATACAGGGTAAGGGGGCGGCATTTCTGA
- a CDS encoding nitroreductase family protein produces MNSFDFLNFVSTRSSVRDYSETEVSDEEISVIIKCASEAPSAGNRESWDVIIVTDPGLKEDLSDAAFQQQHLISAPVLLVVCANYVRSMSQYGERGILYAIEDASIACTYMMLAAHSMGLQTCWTGAFDDEAVPEILSLPQHARPVAILALGRGVVSGERPERMPVNEHIHEDVW; encoded by the coding sequence ATGAACTCATTTGATTTTCTGAATTTTGTCTCCACAAGATCTTCTGTGAGGGATTATTCGGAGACAGAGGTTTCTGATGAAGAGATCTCCGTTATAATTAAATGTGCTTCTGAAGCACCAAGTGCGGGCAACAGGGAGTCCTGGGATGTTATCATTGTCACAGATCCCGGGCTTAAAGAAGACCTCTCAGATGCGGCTTTCCAGCAGCAGCATCTCATATCGGCCCCTGTACTGCTTGTGGTATGTGCAAATTATGTGCGCTCCATGTCGCAGTACGGCGAGAGGGGAATTCTTTATGCAATTGAGGATGCTTCTATTGCATGTACATATATGATGCTTGCCGCACATTCAATGGGTCTTCAGACCTGCTGGACCGGTGCGTTTGATGATGAAGCTGTCCCGGAGATTCTGTCTCTGCCGCAGCATGCACGCCCGGTTGCCATACTGGCACTCGGAAGAGGGGTCGTTTCCGGAGAAAGACCGGAGAGGATGCCTGTAAATGAACATATTCATGAAGATGTCTGGTAG
- a CDS encoding L-threonylcarbamoyladenylate synthase, whose translation MNQKTEEAIEVLKKDGLVVYPTETVYGLGGDAFSDHAVEKVYHAKHRSLSKPISIAVSDMEMLHAVTILEEKEEDFIRHFMPGPVTVVVRASKCVPDILTGGTGLIGIRMPAHETALELISGFDCPITSTSANISGHISPVEFSQVNVVHDIFIDGGRLPGTPSTVIDLKSGSIIRAGSDIEKIGKYLAEHGI comes from the coding sequence CTGAACCAAAAAACAGAAGAAGCAATAGAAGTTTTAAAGAAAGACGGCCTTGTCGTATATCCGACTGAGACAGTCTATGGTCTTGGCGGGGATGCATTCTCCGACCATGCGGTTGAGAAGGTTTACCATGCAAAGCACAGGTCACTGTCAAAGCCGATATCAATTGCGGTGTCAGATATGGAGATGCTCCATGCAGTGACTATTCTTGAGGAGAAGGAAGAGGATTTCATCCGGCATTTCATGCCCGGACCTGTGACTGTTGTTGTCAGGGCATCAAAGTGCGTACCGGACATACTGACCGGAGGAACGGGTCTTATCGGCATAAGAATGCCGGCGCATGAGACTGCACTTGAGCTGATCAGCGGGTTTGACTGTCCGATAACATCAACGAGTGCAAATATCTCAGGGCACATATCTCCGGTTGAGTTCTCACAGGTGAATGTTGTCCATGATATATTTATTGACGGCGGAAGACTTCCCGGAACGCCGAGTACAGTTATTGATTTAAAATCAGGCAGTATAATCAGGGCAGGCAGTGATATTGAGAAAATAGGCAAATATCTGGCAGAACACGGAATTTAA
- a CDS encoding KEOPS complex subunit Pcc1: MSLLISGEIRTSHKFPECVAEALSADNLLSMRTVPDGVYVRTTAEGNKLRSVTASVDDYLMNLSVAEDICNCVSFVKGSSRK; the protein is encoded by the coding sequence ATGAGTCTTCTCATCTCAGGAGAGATAAGGACATCTCATAAATTCCCGGAATGTGTCGCAGAGGCACTGTCAGCAGACAATCTGCTCTCAATGAGGACGGTTCCGGACGGAGTTTATGTCAGGACCACGGCAGAAGGAAATAAGCTGAGATCGGTGACAGCATCGGTGGACGATTATCTGATGAATCTCTCTGTTGCAGAGGATATATGCAATTGTGTATCTTTTGTTAAGGGGAGTAGCAGAAAATAA
- a CDS encoding carbohydrate kinase family protein, giving the protein MISVVGHTATDHIFKVPVFPERHSSVPILDHKIYYGGGAANIAAGIAKLGGECELFSAVGFDFSGSEYDLWMDELGIRKNLLCSDDKRTASCYLYNDEDGDQITFFEWGASELFTTADSPRFECVHMATADPSFNVKVSENSEFASFDPGQDLINYSGEQLSVILDNIDILFANKHEMKGMAEKIGISEADIIKSVPVSVVTMSGDGSVIHMNGSKTRIPSVPVTLADPTGAGDAYRAGFLTAQQIGYDPVTCCKIGTVAASFNVESVGPQTNLPDWERMKLRYEEHFGKLEAVIYSAEPERR; this is encoded by the coding sequence ATGATTTCGGTCGTGGGCCACACTGCAACAGACCATATCTTTAAGGTCCCGGTGTTTCCTGAAAGGCACAGCTCGGTGCCGATTCTTGATCATAAAATATATTATGGCGGAGGCGCGGCGAATATCGCAGCCGGAATTGCAAAACTCGGGGGGGAATGTGAACTCTTCTCTGCCGTTGGTTTTGATTTTTCCGGCAGTGAATATGATCTCTGGATGGACGAACTTGGTATCCGGAAGAACCTTCTCTGCTCGGATGATAAAAGGACTGCATCCTGCTATCTGTATAATGATGAGGACGGAGATCAGATCACATTCTTTGAATGGGGTGCTTCTGAGCTTTTTACAACCGCAGATTCGCCCAGGTTTGAGTGTGTCCATATGGCAACCGCAGATCCGTCTTTCAATGTGAAAGTATCTGAAAATTCTGAGTTCGCATCTTTCGATCCCGGACAGGATCTTATAAATTATTCCGGTGAGCAGCTCTCCGTCATTCTTGACAATATTGATATTCTCTTTGCAAATAAGCATGAGATGAAGGGGATGGCTGAGAAGATCGGGATTTCAGAGGCCGATATTATCAAATCTGTTCCTGTTTCGGTTGTTACCATGTCAGGTGACGGCAGTGTTATTCATATGAATGGCAGTAAGACGAGGATACCGTCCGTTCCTGTGACGCTTGCTGATCCAACCGGTGCCGGTGATGCCTACAGGGCAGGTTTTCTGACGGCTCAGCAGATTGGTTACGATCCTGTGACCTGCTGTAAGATTGGTACTGTTGCCGCTTCATTTAATGTGGAGTCGGTTGGCCCGCAGACTAATCTCCCCGACTGGGAGAGAATGAAGCTGCGCTATGAGGAGCACTTCGGTAAACTTGAGGCTGTTATTTATAGTGCAGAACCTGAGCGTAGGTAG
- a CDS encoding type II toxin-antitoxin system HicA family toxin, with protein sequence MPKLPRASGEKHIHALKKDGWKINHIEGSHYILIKDGSNVHLSIPVHSGKTMGPGLLKRIINKAGLTTEEYCKLFNNK encoded by the coding sequence ATGCCTAAACTGCCACGCGCATCCGGTGAAAAACATATACATGCACTGAAAAAAGATGGCTGGAAGATAAATCATATTGAGGGCAGTCATTACATCCTCATAAAAGATGGCAGTAATGTTCATCTTTCAATACCAGTTCATTCCGGAAAAACAATGGGTCCGGGACTTCTTAAAAGGATAATTAATAAGGCAGGACTGACAACTGAAGAATACTGTAAGCTTTTCAATAATAAATAA
- a CDS encoding DUF5350 domain-containing protein codes for MGKTGTTTWTQIKSVSGQLRLVPQKEAGYKKPGPNQRFKSGAKLKKAISKSQDAGRGRRGGRPARGRGKQIDPRFRRRIKRSPASVKGTKGSK; via the coding sequence ATGGGAAAAACAGGAACCACAACCTGGACTCAGATTAAGAGTGTTTCCGGACAGCTTAGGCTTGTCCCGCAGAAAGAAGCCGGGTATAAAAAACCAGGCCCAAACCAGCGTTTTAAATCCGGTGCAAAACTGAAGAAAGCTATCAGCAAGAGCCAGGATGCAGGACGCGGCAGAAGAGGGGGAAGACCTGCAAGAGGCCGCGGCAAACAGATTGATCCAAGATTCAGAAGGCGTATCAAGCGCTCTCCGGCATCAGTAAAAGGCACAAAGGGTTCAAAATAA
- a CDS encoding DUF2070 family protein — MSASGDTKIEGLSRYLFIAPSWPRSLTIIIILGMLTDIASVFGNSEFRFFGTLGFTLPAIISFVLTKPLVEYFGKKITWNRSALLVLACFIFSVIISFFPVLLIFEGIVPLLFAVSLGFIFGIRLIVLVAIADFRLKKMFPAAVTQSFFGTFVGYFYFGPDFLLLSATTHILFGICVFLFLWLIERPLKKNFNISALNFINAFIAHNTDGSKALETFFREIGEEVYVPQVSLFFKREGKEDVIFTVPNLHPGPMGEIGGGNLPRILHDSLPGEAFVAHGCATHDFNLVSEDEVAKIADAVRKSALGIEYFESAGKSMRFECGTVKTLVQTFGDSVLAISTRSPGMTEDLDYPIGLAIMAEGHKRFKNVAFVDAHNCMTDVVTSVLPASFTAYEYIRGALSAFEGCSDCGQDEFSIGVCRMDLPFTREDGFGDLGIQTLVVETAGQRTAYVLFDGNNIHQGVREKIRDEVLRHVDECELMTSDSHVVNTMSGKNPVGLRVPPEDIIPYVIDSVRTAVKDLSPATAAASTGWCEGVVVFGSQRISQLASTVNAMLTYVAPLGVAILGVALVFSVIAYLILL; from the coding sequence CTGTCTGCTTCAGGTGATACAAAAATAGAGGGTCTGAGCAGATATCTGTTTATTGCGCCTTCCTGGCCGCGTTCTCTAACAATAATTATAATTCTTGGAATGCTGACAGATATTGCCAGCGTTTTCGGTAACAGTGAATTCAGGTTTTTCGGGACGCTTGGTTTTACTCTGCCTGCAATAATATCCTTTGTCTTAACAAAACCTCTTGTTGAATATTTCGGGAAGAAGATTACCTGGAACAGGTCTGCACTGCTGGTTCTTGCCTGTTTTATATTTTCGGTGATTATCAGTTTCTTTCCGGTTCTGCTGATCTTTGAAGGGATTGTTCCGCTTCTCTTTGCGGTGTCCCTTGGGTTTATATTCGGGATAAGACTGATTGTTCTTGTAGCAATAGCAGATTTCCGGCTAAAAAAGATGTTTCCGGCAGCGGTAACTCAGAGTTTCTTCGGGACTTTTGTGGGTTATTTTTATTTCGGACCGGATTTTCTGCTGCTCTCGGCAACGACGCATATTCTCTTCGGGATATGTGTGTTTCTCTTCCTGTGGCTCATTGAGCGGCCGCTTAAGAAGAATTTCAATATAAGTGCCCTCAATTTCATCAATGCATTTATTGCGCACAATACTGATGGCTCTAAGGCGCTTGAGACTTTTTTCAGGGAGATTGGTGAGGAGGTCTATGTCCCGCAGGTCTCGCTCTTCTTTAAGAGGGAGGGTAAGGAGGATGTGATCTTTACTGTGCCAAACCTCCATCCCGGACCTATGGGTGAGATTGGCGGCGGCAATCTACCACGTATTCTGCATGATTCTCTTCCTGGTGAGGCTTTTGTCGCACACGGGTGCGCAACGCACGACTTCAATCTTGTATCTGAGGACGAGGTTGCAAAGATTGCTGATGCTGTGAGGAAGTCTGCTCTCGGTATTGAATATTTTGAGTCTGCCGGAAAGTCGATGCGCTTTGAGTGTGGGACTGTCAAGACTCTTGTGCAGACTTTCGGTGACAGTGTCCTTGCTATCAGCACGAGGTCTCCGGGAATGACTGAGGATCTTGATTATCCGATTGGCCTTGCTATTATGGCCGAGGGGCATAAGAGGTTTAAGAATGTCGCTTTTGTTGATGCCCACAACTGTATGACTGATGTTGTTACATCTGTGCTGCCTGCTTCTTTTACTGCATATGAATATATCAGGGGGGCACTGTCGGCATTTGAGGGGTGCTCTGACTGTGGGCAGGATGAGTTCTCAATTGGTGTCTGCCGGATGGATCTGCCATTTACACGTGAGGACGGTTTTGGTGATCTCGGTATTCAGACGCTTGTTGTTGAGACTGCCGGACAGAGGACTGCATATGTGCTGTTTGACGGGAATAATATTCATCAGGGTGTCAGGGAGAAGATCCGTGATGAGGTTTTAAGGCATGTTGATGAGTGTGAGCTTATGACGAGCGATTCTCATGTGGTTAATACGATGAGCGGCAAGAACCCGGTGGGCCTTCGGGTTCCTCCTGAGGATATTATTCCGTATGTTATTGATTCGGTCAGGACTGCGGTTAAAGACCTCTCGCCTGCGACTGCCGCAGCCTCTACCGGGTGGTGTGAGGGTGTTGTGGTGTTTGGCTCGCAGAGGATCTCGCAGCTTGCAAGCACGGTCAATGCAATGCTCACCTATGTCGCGCCCCTTGGTGTTGCAATACTTGGTGTTGCGCTTGTTTTTTCGGTGATTGCGTATCTGATTCTGCTGTAA
- a CDS encoding DHH family phosphoesterase has product MSIEAAAEILADNLSKEDFVRVYGHHDADGIASASIICHALSRLGKKYHLTIKSGISAGDVSDEIPTILCDFGSSLEDLAEGVMVVDHHLPRFSGEFHVNPRLHGIDGDNELSSSGAAFIVANRMGDNRDLCGLALLGIIGDGQRVTGKNEEIITEGIGNQFITPGRGIALPGRDTAEKLYTATDPYLAGISGDKAKALEISKSGSDLKSDPDNMLSSVILEIAGQSSLHAMQSVWGDIYEIERGVIHDAHTLAATVEGCGLSGRGGLGAALCLRSVRYREMAEETAVSFRLNVISSLKSAKKPDENLGLFEIDNPKVSGSVADILSKDLLSDSPVFTVARKDDGGYNISARCPPGYGLNIGEFLEKLASGCGGTGGGHVSRGGATFPESGYPAFRRGIEGVFA; this is encoded by the coding sequence ATGTCCATCGAAGCCGCTGCGGAAATTCTGGCTGATAATTTATCCAAAGAGGATTTTGTCAGGGTATATGGCCACCATGATGCGGATGGAATAGCATCCGCCTCAATTATCTGCCATGCCCTCTCACGCCTTGGAAAAAAATATCACCTGACTATTAAATCCGGCATCAGTGCCGGGGATGTCAGTGACGAAATCCCCACAATACTGTGTGATTTCGGTTCATCACTCGAAGATCTTGCAGAGGGCGTGATGGTTGTTGATCACCATCTTCCCCGTTTTTCCGGAGAATTCCACGTAAATCCGAGACTGCACGGGATTGACGGAGATAACGAACTGTCATCTTCGGGTGCGGCATTTATTGTTGCAAACCGGATGGGTGACAACAGGGATCTCTGCGGACTTGCTCTGCTTGGCATAATCGGTGACGGTCAGAGAGTTACCGGAAAGAATGAAGAGATCATAACCGAAGGGATTGGAAATCAGTTCATAACTCCGGGAAGAGGCATTGCCCTTCCTGGCAGGGATACGGCTGAAAAGCTCTATACAGCAACCGATCCTTATCTCGCCGGAATAAGCGGTGATAAGGCTAAGGCTCTTGAGATTTCAAAGTCCGGTTCTGATCTGAAAAGTGATCCTGACAATATGCTCTCTTCAGTCATACTCGAGATTGCCGGTCAGTCAAGTCTTCATGCAATGCAGTCGGTCTGGGGAGATATATATGAGATTGAACGGGGCGTTATTCATGATGCACACACCCTTGCCGCAACTGTGGAAGGGTGCGGGCTTTCAGGGAGGGGCGGTCTTGGCGCCGCTTTATGCCTGCGTTCAGTCCGCTACAGGGAGATGGCGGAAGAGACTGCCGTATCATTCAGGCTTAACGTAATCTCCTCACTCAAAAGCGCAAAAAAACCGGATGAAAATCTTGGCCTTTTTGAGATTGACAACCCGAAGGTCTCGGGCAGTGTGGCGGATATTCTCTCAAAAGATCTCCTCTCAGATTCACCCGTATTTACGGTTGCGAGGAAGGATGACGGCGGATATAATATCTCTGCCCGGTGTCCTCCCGGTTATGGGCTGAATATCGGAGAGTTTCTCGAAAAACTTGCATCCGGGTGCGGTGGTACTGGCGGCGGTCATGTATCAAGAGGCGGTGCAACATTTCCGGAGTCCGGTTATCCGGCGTTCAGAAGAGGAATAGAGGGAGTGTTTGCATGA
- the wecB gene encoding non-hydrolyzing UDP-N-acetylglucosamine 2-epimerase, whose product MKIVSIVGARPQFIKCAPVSRELRKEHQEILVHTGQHYDANMSDIFFEQLSIPKPDYNLNIGSGSQGEQTGKMLIEIEKVLIKEQPDMVLVYGDTNSTLAGALAAAKLHIPIAHVEAGLRSFDRTMPEEINRIMTDHLSDLLFCPTQTAVDNLKNEGITKGVHLTGDVMVDALQYNLKIAEEKSTILERLNLIDDNSNKISKYYVATVHRPSNTDSKENLTNIIEAFIEIANSEDAQIIFPAHPRTVKCLREYGLYEIISNKNQYKPGKIVLIDPLPYLDMLLLMSNAKMIFTDSGGIQKEAYILNVPCVTLRDNTEWVETLQDGMNILTGAGKIKIILAILKYEQIKNNQVFNNLQNTGRFGNGDSSELIVSEISIFNKILGGCPRMVSQYDQLL is encoded by the coding sequence ATGAAAATCGTATCAATAGTCGGCGCACGTCCGCAGTTTATCAAGTGTGCACCAGTATCAAGGGAGCTTAGAAAAGAACACCAGGAGATCTTAGTCCACACAGGTCAGCATTATGATGCCAATATGTCTGACATCTTCTTTGAGCAGTTAAGTATCCCAAAGCCGGATTATAATCTCAATATCGGCTCCGGCAGCCAGGGAGAGCAGACCGGAAAGATGCTCATTGAGATTGAGAAAGTCCTGATAAAAGAGCAGCCGGATATGGTGCTTGTCTATGGTGACACCAATTCAACCCTTGCCGGTGCCCTTGCAGCTGCAAAGCTTCACATCCCAATAGCCCATGTTGAAGCCGGCCTGAGATCCTTTGACAGAACAATGCCTGAAGAGATTAACCGGATTATGACTGATCACCTATCAGACCTACTCTTCTGCCCCACCCAGACCGCCGTTGATAACCTCAAAAATGAAGGAATTACCAAAGGTGTTCACCTGACAGGTGATGTGATGGTAGACGCTCTCCAGTATAATCTAAAAATTGCTGAAGAAAAATCAACTATCCTTGAAAGATTAAACCTTATAGATGATAATTCAAACAAAATTTCAAAATATTATGTTGCAACTGTCCATAGACCTTCTAATACTGACTCAAAAGAAAACCTGACAAACATCATTGAAGCCTTTATAGAAATAGCAAACTCTGAAGATGCGCAGATAATATTCCCTGCACACCCAAGAACAGTAAAGTGCCTTAGAGAATACGGACTATATGAAATAATATCAAACAAAAACCAATATAAACCCGGAAAGATTGTCCTCATTGATCCTCTCCCATATCTTGATATGCTTCTCCTGATGTCAAATGCGAAAATGATTTTTACAGATTCCGGAGGAATTCAGAAGGAGGCTTATATCCTTAATGTTCCCTGTGTAACCCTCAGAGATAACACAGAATGGGTTGAAACCCTTCAGGACGGAATGAATATTTTAACAGGAGCAGGTAAAATTAAAATCATCTTGGCTATATTAAAATATGAACAAATTAAAAATAATCAAGTCTTTAATAATCTCCAGAACACAGGAAGATTTGGTAATGGGGATTCTTCTGAATTAATAGTTTCTGAAATTAGTATATTCAATAAAATACTAGGAGGCTGTCCGAGAATGGTATCACAATATGACCAATTATTATGA
- a CDS encoding 30S ribosomal protein S15, whose translation MARMHARRRGKSGSVRPLRTEAPEWSNKDAAEIIKTVVELRKDGLSSAAIGLVMRDKHGVPSVKLATGKRVDQILADNGLESDIPEDLRNLIVKALGMRKHLSENKKDVHNKRQLHLTEAKVRRLGKYYVRTGKMPKGWAYKPDTAEFLLSR comes from the coding sequence ATGGCACGAATGCACGCCCGCAGGCGCGGTAAATCCGGCTCAGTCCGTCCACTCCGCACAGAAGCACCGGAATGGTCCAACAAGGACGCAGCAGAGATCATAAAGACAGTAGTAGAACTAAGAAAGGATGGCCTTTCAAGTGCCGCAATCGGTCTTGTCATGAGAGACAAGCACGGTGTTCCGAGTGTAAAACTCGCAACCGGTAAGAGAGTTGACCAGATTCTCGCAGACAACGGACTTGAATCCGATATTCCTGAAGATCTGAGAAATCTCATTGTAAAGGCACTTGGTATGAGAAAGCATCTCTCTGAGAATAAGAAAGATGTACACAACAAGCGTCAGCTTCACCTCACTGAGGCAAAGGTGCGCAGACTTGGTAAGTACTACGTAAGAACCGGCAAAATGCCAAAGGGATGGGCATACAAGCCTGATACTGCGGAGTTCCTGCTATCAAGATAA
- a CDS encoding 30S ribosomal protein S3ae, translating into MAARRKSVGRRVEGWKAKSWYKVYAPENFDKAYLGDTISNEPEKVYGRVMQTTLGEMTQDYSKQNIKMRFKVNNVAGDSAYTDFVGHEVTKDYLRAMVKRRTSRIDSIVLLTTKDGRKLRVTTTCFTINRADSSQAHAIRQAITDSVKARAAELSYEQFVKEMVLGDISREVFKLVKKIHPVRRVEVIKSKGIEASSVYAQ; encoded by the coding sequence ATGGCAGCAAGAAGAAAGTCAGTTGGAAGAAGAGTAGAGGGATGGAAGGCGAAGAGCTGGTACAAGGTATATGCTCCTGAAAATTTCGATAAAGCATACCTTGGCGACACCATCTCCAATGAACCTGAGAAGGTTTACGGAAGAGTAATGCAGACAACACTTGGTGAGATGACCCAGGATTATTCCAAGCAGAACATCAAGATGAGATTTAAAGTCAACAATGTAGCAGGAGATTCTGCATACACTGACTTTGTCGGTCATGAGGTTACAAAGGATTACCTCCGTGCAATGGTGAAGCGCAGAACATCAAGGATTGATTCAATCGTTCTTCTCACAACAAAGGACGGCAGAAAACTCAGGGTTACAACCACATGCTTTACAATTAACAGGGCTGATTCAAGTCAGGCGCATGCAATCAGGCAGGCAATAACAGATTCTGTTAAGGCAAGGGCTGCTGAGCTTTCTTATGAACAGTTTGTAAAGGAAATGGTTCTTGGCGACATCTCCCGTGAGGTATTTAAGCTCGTAAAGAAGATCCATCCTGTCCGCCGTGTTGAGGTCATTAAATCCAAGGGTATTGAAGCATCCTCGGTTTATGCACAGTAA